Proteins found in one Quercus robur chromosome 2, dhQueRobu3.1, whole genome shotgun sequence genomic segment:
- the LOC126716066 gene encoding disease resistance protein At4g27190-like produces the protein MAEYNNEQNPGQAGSARYVDCLLKPELHLKSQTQTQRPPSITNPPQHQPSDFTDSTDERDHMSDYDAAATNFKRRPSGRPCGSKNKPKLPIIVTRESANELRSHVVEVSNGADIVESLSNYARKKQRGVCVLSGSGLVVNVTLKQPSENSPVTIHGRFEILSVTGFLLPPPAPPGLGGLSICLAGGQGQVVGGSVAGPLVASGPVALMVASFANAAYERLPLDNLEEGGAVQVQPTVSQFSGVTGGAGLKELVEDKSEKQITPEPHVTVFDVKAVEITDSSEQKKFEIEEIGNEVSQTRQPGGILVDEMQASSTLKPQGVMFDVEAVNMVKFSGQMDSKIEEIGNEASLTRQLGCIQVEEMQPQAISTQGVEFDVGAVKILKSSGQMESQIEGVEMEPEAREQHGLFLRQGGLGLTMSPKDEDWNNSKEIYFMDNELSVLPENPRCPNLSALFLPRNYKLRTIPPSFFDYMPALQILNLSRTGIKSLPDSVVRLVSLKRLFLNDCHRLMMLSPKVGDLEQLEVLDLGGAKIMDLPEEIKKLTNLTCLEVSFYGCTSDGRRDMESNAVVPCGVICSLSQLEELNLDVNPDDKRWYACVEDIVHEVCTLKRLETLKFYFPKVDLLRHFQWNSPSLSHFGFTVGHHVQRIMSRVPPDVEFELERWERCLKYINGVGVPRDIKNVLQHVTAFFLDRHATIKKLSDFGIRNMKQLKCCVVGECNELQVIVDAADAYGEDDISEIVSSSYDAERNIFGSLEYLYIYYMKSLRSIWEGLVQQNSLFLLKFLTLRTCPQLTTIFTQGLLGNLCNLEELKVEDCPSIKSVVSCEIPAGDRTSFFLPNLKRISLHYMPALVSISSGLHIAPKLEWLSFYNCPDLKNPLIDEISSQDLKKIKGERSWWEALEWSDGRPGYLDEIFVQIDI, from the exons ATGGCGGAGTATAATaatgaacaaaacccaggtcAAGCTGGATCCGCTCGCTACGTTGACTGCCTTCTCAAGCCTGAACTGCACCTTAAGAGTCAGACTCAAACTCAGAGACCTCCTTCTATTACTAACCCACCTCAACACCAACCCTCCGATTTCACAGACTCTACAGACGAAAGAGATCACATGTCTGACTACGATGCAGCCGCTACAAATTTCAAACGCCGTCCAAGTGGCCGTCCATGTGGATCTAAAAACAAACCGAAGCTACCCATAATCGTAACACGGGAGAGTGCGAACGAGCTTCGATCACATGTGGTCGAGGTGTCGAACGGAGCGGACATTGTCGAGAGCTTGTCGAATTACGCGAGGAAAAAACAGAGAGGGGTTTGTGTGTTGAGTGGATCTGGGTTAGTGGTGAATGTTACGCTGAAACAACCTTCGGAGAATAGTCCGGTGACAATACATGGTCGGTTCGAGATTCTTTCCGTGACGGGATTCTTGTTACCACCTCCTGCCCCGCCTGGTCTCGGAGGGTTGTCGATATGTTTGGCTGGTGGACAAGGACAAGTGGTTGGGGGAAGTGTGGCTGGTCCTTTGGTTGCTTCGGGTCCGGTGGCTTTAATGGTTGCTTCGTTTGCAAACGCTGCGTATGAAAGATTACCTTTGGATAATCTAGAAGAAGGTGGTGCTGTGCAAGTCCAACCCACTGTGTCACAGTTTTCAGGAGTCACTGGAGGAGCTGGATTGAAAGAGTTGGTTG aagataaaagtgaaaaacaaaTAACGCCAGAGCCTCATGTTACGGTGTTCGATGTAAAAGCAGTTGAGATAACTGATTCAAGTGaacaaaagaaatttgaaattgaagaaaTTGGGAACGAAGTTTCACAAACAAGACAGCCAGGGGGTATACTGGTTGACGAAATGCAAGCATCAAGTACTCTGAAACCTCAAGGAGTAATGTTTGATGTTGAAGCAGTTAATATGGTTAAATTTAGTGGACAGATGGATTCCAAGATTGAAGAAATTGGGAACGAAGCTTCACTAACAAGACAACTAGGGTGTATACAGGTTGAGGAAATGCAACCGCAAGCAATAAGTACTCAAGGAGTGGAGTTTGATGTTGGAGCAGTTAAAATTCTTAAATCTAGTGGGCAAATGGAATCTCAAATTGAAGGAGTTGAGATGGAACCGGAAGCACGTGAGCAACATGGATTATTTCTTAGGCAGGGTGGTTTAGGATTAACTATGTCGCCTAAGGATGAGGATTGGAATAACTCCAAAGAGATTTACTTTATGGACAATGAGTTGTCCGTTTTACCTGAGAACCCAAGGTGCCCCAATCTGTCAGCTTTGTTCCTTCCAAGAAACTACAAATTGAGAACGATTCCTCCCTCATTTTTCGATTACATGCCAGCCCTTCAAATCCTGAACTTATCCAGAACTGGTATCAAGTCATTGCCTGATTCCGTTGTCAGATTGGTAAGCCTCAAAAGACTCTTTCTAAATGATTGTCATCGTCTCATGATGTTGTCGCCAAAAGTTGGAGATCTCGAGCAGCTTGAGGTTCTTGATCTTGGAGGGGCAAAGATTATGGATTTACCTGAGGAGATTAAGAAGTTAACTAATCTGACGTGTTTGGAAGTTTCATTTTATGGATGTACGAGTGATGGTAGGAGAGACATGGAATCAAATGCAGTGGTTCCTTGTGGGGTAATTTGTTCATTGTCTCAGTTAGAGGAGTTGAATCTTGATGTGAATCCAGATGACAAGCGGTGGTATGCATGTGTGGAAGATATTGTTCATGAAGTATGTACCTTAAAGAGGTTGGAAACTCTTAAATTCTATTTTCCAAAGGTGGATCTTTTAAGGCACTTTCagtggaatagcccatcattatCACATTTTGGATTTACTGTTGGTCACCATGTCCAACGCATTATGTCTCGAGTCCCTCCTGATGTTGAGTTTGAGCTGGAACGATGGGAGAGATGCTTGAAATACATAAACGGTGTGGGTGTCCCTAGGGATATTAAGAATGTTCTCCAACATGTGACTGCATTTTTCTTGGACAGGCATGCGACTATTAAGAAGCTATCTGATTTTGGGATTAGAAATATGAAGCAACTAAAATGCTGTGTCGTGGGGGAATGTAATGAGCTTCAAGTGATTGTAGATGCAGCAGATGCTTATGGAGAAGATGATATCAGTGAAATAGTATCTAGTTCATATGATGctgaaagaaatatttttggatCACTTGAATAcctgtatatatattatatgaagAGTTTAAGGAGCATATGGGAGGGTTTAGTGCAGCAGaattctttatttcttcttaaGTTCTTGACATTGCGCACATGTCCCCAGTTGACCACTATTTTCACACAAGGGTTGCTTGGTAACCTATGCAACTTAGAAGAGCTCAAAGTTGAAGACTGCCCCTCCATCAAAAGCGTAGTAAGCTGTGAAATCCCTGCTGGGGATAgaacctctttttttctcccaaatttgaaaagaatttcACTTCATTACATGCCTGCATTAGTTAGCATCTCTAGTGGTTTACACATTGCTCCAAAGTTAGAATGGTTGAGTTTTTATAATTGCCCAGATCTTAAGAATCCATTGATTGATGAAATCTCTAGTCAAGATTTGAAGAAGATAAAGGGTGAGAGGAGTTGGTGGGAAGCATTGGAGTGGAGCGACGGTCGTCCTGGCTATTTGGATGAAATATTTGTTCAGATTGACATATAG